Proteins encoded by one window of Methanomicrobiales archaeon:
- a CDS encoding YcaO-like family protein, whose protein sequence is MGYTIRRVEKRFFRGTHRARPPEDVHGAIAPLMPAIGVAEVVDITETERLDIPVFAAVRPRTAVGATRFFSGKGIEPRQAEVAAGMEAIERYSAEYHGDRMELASYEEIGLTRALDPRDLMLARPLGVGEKIHWSPGWDILNDEAVMVPSNAVFHPYISLGETERLFRSDTTGLAAGCAMEEAILHALMEVVEWDALSVAERKKSLGRRLRIDGGGDARNLLDRFQAAGIEIHLWLVEGRTALPTVAAAADDTQTRDPAMLVMGVGTHTSPEIAAVNALLEVAETRSLMLHGMVKEEYRIEMARRAGYERLKRINKVWFAPAEEVRIEDVEDVSTPWFDEDIDAALRQVGEHADRVCMVDLTRTAVPVVRIVVPGFELSHADQERGGRSV, encoded by the coding sequence ATGGGTTATACCATCCGGCGTGTGGAGAAGCGTTTTTTTCGGGGCACTCACCGCGCACGCCCCCCGGAGGATGTACACGGCGCGATCGCGCCCCTGATGCCCGCCATCGGGGTCGCGGAGGTCGTGGATATCACCGAGACCGAGCGGCTCGACATCCCCGTCTTTGCTGCGGTCCGACCCCGGACGGCGGTCGGGGCGACCCGATTCTTCTCCGGAAAGGGGATCGAGCCCCGCCAGGCGGAGGTGGCGGCGGGGATGGAGGCGATCGAACGCTACTCGGCGGAGTACCACGGGGACCGCATGGAGCTCGCCAGCTACGAGGAGATCGGGCTGACGCGGGCTCTGGATCCCCGGGATCTGATGCTCGCCCGCCCCCTGGGCGTGGGCGAGAAGATCCACTGGAGCCCGGGCTGGGACATCCTGAACGACGAGGCGGTGATGGTGCCGAGCAACGCCGTCTTCCACCCCTACATCTCGCTGGGGGAGACCGAACGTCTCTTCCGCAGCGATACCACCGGGCTCGCCGCCGGGTGCGCCATGGAGGAGGCGATCCTGCACGCCCTGATGGAGGTGGTGGAGTGGGATGCCCTGAGCGTCGCCGAGCGGAAGAAATCCCTGGGGCGGCGGCTGCGCATCGACGGGGGAGGGGATGCGCGGAATCTTCTCGACCGCTTCCAGGCGGCAGGGATCGAGATCCACCTCTGGCTCGTCGAAGGGCGCACCGCCCTTCCCACCGTCGCTGCCGCGGCGGACGATACGCAGACGCGGGATCCCGCCATGCTGGTGATGGGCGTCGGCACCCACACCAGTCCCGAGATCGCCGCGGTGAACGCCCTGCTGGAAGTGGCGGAGACCCGCTCGCTCATGCTGCACGGGATGGTGAAGGAGGAATACCGCATCGAGATGGCCCGCCGGGCGGGCTACGAGCGGCTGAAGCGCATCAACAAGGTCTGGTTCGCCCCGGCCGAGGAGGTGCGGATCGAGGACGTGGAGGACGTCAGTACTCCCTGGTTCGACGAGGACATCGATGCGGCGCTTCGGCAGGTCGGCGAGCATGCGGACCGTGTCTGCATGGTGGACCTCACCCGCACGGCGGTTCCGGTCGTGCGGATCGTCGTCCCGGGGTTCGAGCTCTCCCATGCGGATCAGGAGCGGGGCGGCAGATCCGTCTGA
- a CDS encoding DUF2098 domain-containing protein has protein sequence MNADEVVVGMQVRYPRTGTIGRVERLERVGADTYAQLDCTHLLYRVDYLVSAAGEEQKRETITEDIKKRLEEERDFARMQDAWQHTDQSCEGGG, from the coding sequence ATGAACGCGGACGAAGTCGTTGTTGGCATGCAGGTGCGCTATCCCCGCACGGGAACCATCGGGCGGGTGGAGAGGCTGGAGCGGGTCGGGGCGGACACCTACGCCCAGCTGGACTGCACGCACCTCCTCTACCGGGTGGACTACCTGGTGAGCGCTGCCGGGGAGGAGCAGAAGCGGGAGACCATCACGGAGGACATCAAGAAAAGGCTCGAAGAGGAGAGGGACTTTGCCAGGATGCAGGACGCCTGGCAGCACACGGACCAGAGCTGCGAGGGCGGAGGCTAG